A genomic window from Vagococcus sp. CY52-2 includes:
- a CDS encoding ABC transporter ATP-binding protein — protein MSILKASKLNYYYQDGDTRRFILKNMNVSFEKGQFYSIVGQSGSGKTTFLSLLAGLDKPQGGRIFYEKKNIEKIGYDEYRRDYISIIFQHYNLIPYLTAVENVLVPMAITDNKLPENEEKVAMNLLDYMGISNDKAKRLVTQLSGGEQQRVAIARALATNVDVILADEPTGNLDEEMEQEIVEIFKMLAHKHNKCVIVVTHSPEIALQSDHSYLLRKGVLKENV, from the coding sequence ATGTCAATCTTAAAAGCAAGTAAATTAAATTACTATTATCAAGATGGTGATACACGGCGCTTTATTTTAAAAAATATGAATGTCTCCTTTGAAAAAGGTCAATTTTACAGCATTGTAGGGCAATCTGGGTCTGGTAAGACAACCTTTTTATCTCTTTTAGCCGGATTGGATAAACCACAGGGAGGACGTATTTTTTACGAGAAAAAAAATATAGAAAAAATAGGTTATGATGAATATCGTCGTGACTATATTAGTATTATCTTCCAACATTATAATTTAATTCCCTATTTAACAGCCGTTGAAAATGTGTTGGTTCCAATGGCAATAACGGATAATAAATTGCCAGAAAATGAGGAAAAAGTAGCTATGAATCTATTAGATTATATGGGCATATCAAACGATAAAGCTAAACGATTGGTGACGCAATTGTCAGGTGGCGAACAACAGCGTGTGGCAATTGCTAGAGCGTTGGCAACAAACGTTGATGTTATTTTAGCTGATGAACCAACTGGTAATTTAGACGAAGAGATGGAACAAGAGATTGTGGAAATATTTAAAATGCTTGCTCACAAACATAATAAATGCGTGATTGTAGTTACTCACTCGCCGGAAATAGCATTGCAATCAGATCATTCCTATCTTCTTAGAAAAGGAGTTTTAAAAGAGAATGTCTGA
- a CDS encoding PASTA domain-containing protein has product MSDFLSNFEHDNYKQILNDKKSKKEEQLEENAELEDDLLSDDVDGNKSVLPEHEGKIRRKKKRKRKSQPIPNQSIVPIEEESLEDDIEIDPDYQSKQTKRKAVIGASVVGLLLIGYIIYYQVTRVSVPNFSDKTVVDAKNWASENRMKPKIEQEYSTKVETNGVISQSVAPNKKLKKGSNITFKVSEGANPKEKITLPDFEKMSKSEVEQWISKNKADNVSLIDEYNDKVDKGKFIKLEFTDKEVTKENYLRQDIANVYFSKGKEVFEKNISVPDFSKKSKSDVEDWAKKNDIKVDYKEVDSDKIEAGLVVSQTVDPDTKIAKQESMSVSISVGKAVVVPNFANYSIEEATNATSDLQVMTKEAFSDSVPFGQLISQSIEAGKKLTGNDEKAVNVVYSSGRPYIKSFFGQLEGDIPKLIYDNFNSKGACVTYEVYYVDSDKEKGQIVHANAYNQYIATNAHLVFAISNGKYASLPGE; this is encoded by the coding sequence ATGTCTGACTTTCTATCAAATTTCGAACATGACAATTATAAACAAATATTAAATGATAAAAAAAGTAAAAAAGAGGAACAATTAGAAGAGAATGCAGAATTAGAGGACGATTTATTATCTGATGACGTCGATGGCAACAAATCAGTCCTTCCAGAACATGAAGGAAAAATAAGACGAAAAAAAAAGAGAAAAAGAAAGAGCCAACCTATTCCTAACCAATCTATTGTTCCAATAGAGGAAGAATCACTTGAAGATGATATTGAAATCGATCCAGATTATCAGAGCAAACAAACTAAACGCAAAGCGGTGATTGGGGCTTCGGTTGTTGGTTTACTACTCATTGGTTATATTATTTATTACCAGGTGACACGTGTAAGTGTTCCTAATTTTTCTGATAAAACGGTTGTTGATGCTAAAAACTGGGCATCAGAAAATAGAATGAAGCCAAAAATCGAACAGGAGTATTCTACCAAAGTCGAAACAAATGGTGTGATTAGTCAATCTGTCGCACCAAATAAGAAATTAAAAAAAGGGTCTAATATCACCTTTAAAGTCAGTGAAGGGGCTAATCCCAAAGAAAAAATCACGTTACCTGATTTTGAAAAAATGTCTAAATCAGAAGTTGAACAATGGATAAGTAAAAATAAAGCGGATAATGTTTCCCTTATTGATGAATACAATGATAAAGTTGACAAAGGTAAATTTATTAAGCTTGAATTTACAGACAAAGAAGTCACTAAGGAAAATTATTTACGACAAGATATCGCGAACGTTTATTTTTCTAAAGGAAAAGAAGTGTTTGAAAAAAATATTTCAGTCCCAGATTTTAGTAAGAAATCTAAAAGTGATGTAGAAGATTGGGCTAAGAAAAACGATATTAAAGTCGATTATAAAGAAGTGGACTCTGATAAAATTGAGGCTGGATTAGTTGTCTCTCAAACAGTAGATCCTGATACTAAGATAGCTAAACAGGAGTCTATGAGTGTTTCTATCTCTGTTGGAAAAGCTGTCGTTGTGCCTAATTTTGCTAACTATTCAATTGAAGAAGCAACCAATGCAACAAGTGATTTACAAGTTATGACGAAAGAAGCTTTTTCCGATAGTGTTCCTTTTGGCCAATTGATTTCTCAGTCTATTGAAGCCGGAAAAAAATTAACGGGAAATGATGAAAAAGCCGTCAATGTTGTTTATTCTTCTGGAAGACCATATATTAAATCATTCTTCGGTCAATTAGAAGGAGATATCCCTAAATTAATTTACGATAACTTTAATTCAAAAGGGGCTTGTGTCACGTATGAAGTCTATTATGTGGATTCAGATAAAGAAAAAGGCCAAATTGTTCATGCAAATGCTTATAATCAATATATCGCAACAAACGCTCATTTAGTATTTGCGATTAGTAATGGAAAATATGCATCCTTGCCTGGTGAGTGA